The sequence ATTTGTCCGTGATGGTGCCTGACCTGTTGACCCATGTGAAAATTCTGATTTTGAACGGTGCAACGGCGGATAAGATCGAACAGGCCGTTTTGGCTGCGCCGGATTATGATCCGGATCAGCTGCAAATTATAAAAGTGAAAGATTTGGCACAGGCGGTAGAAGCGGCACGCAAGGCAGCACAGCCCGGAGATATTGTGTCTCTTTGCCCGGCTTGCCCCGCCTTTGACCAGTTTAAGACATTTGAGTACCGCGGACGGGAATTCAAAAGGTTGGTGAACGCATTTTGAGTACAAACACAGCGGCGCTGTTGCAGGAATTGACGGCAGTTACCGGCACGCCCTTTTCTGATGAGAAAGTGCTGAACCTGCTGACTGCCAAGTTGGCGGCCTTTGGTGATGTGCAGGTGGACGCCATGCACAATATCAGCTGCACCTTCGGCAGCGGTTACCATGTGGTGCTGGAGGCCCACTGGGACGAAATTTGCTTTGTAGTCACAGGTGTTAGCGACGACGGCTATGTGCACTTTGCCAAGTGCGGTGGGATCGACCCCCGGATTTTGCCCGGCGCACGGGTGGTGGTTCATGGCAAGCGGGATCTGCCAGGGGTCATCTCCACCTTGCCACCCCATTTGCAAAAAGGGGAGGACGGCAAGAAAGCAGCTCCCATTGACGAGCTTTCCATTGATCTTGGGCTGACCGCCCAGGCGGCCAAGGATTTGGTAGCGGCAGGGGACTGCGTAACCTTTGCGAAGCATTTTACGCCGCTGAACGGCAGCCGGGTCAGTGCCAACTGTCTGGATGACCGTAGCGGCGTGGCGGCGGTTCTGCTGGCGGCAGAGCAGCTGAAAGATGCGCCATGCCGGGTAACCTTGTTATTCACTGCCCAGGAGGAAGTAGGCACCCGCGGTGCCAAGACGGCGCTGTTTGACCGTGGCGTAGATGCCAGCGTTAGCGTAGATGTGTCTTTTGCCTACACACCCGGCTGCAAGGCGCGGGACTGCGGTGTGATGGGCAAGGGGCCGATGATCGGTATTTCGCCGATTTTGGATCGGCAGTTCAGCAAGGAACTGCTGGACCTTGCTAAGGAAAATCAGATACCCTATCAAACGGAAGTGATGGCCGGGCGCACCGGCACCAATGCAGATGCCATTAGCATTTGCGGCAGCGGTGTACGCTGCGCGCTGGTGTCTATCCCGGAAAAATATATGCACACCCCTGCAGAGGTTGTAGATACCGCCGATGTGGAGCAGACGGCGGCGCTGCTGGCTGCTTTTGTGCGAATGAAAGCAGGTGAACACCGTGCTTAAAACCTTATGCGATTTGAACGGCACCAGTGGCAATGAAGCGGCGGTGCGTGACTACATTTTAGAGCAGATCCAGCCCTATTGCACCACCTGCACCGTGGACGCTATGGGTTCTGTTATCGCCTTTAAGAAAGGCAAGCGCACCCCGGAAAAGCGGGTCATGCTCTCTGCCCACATGGACGAGGTGGGCTTTATCATCACCGGCGCCACCGAGGAGGGCTACCTGCAATTTGCACCGGTAGGCGGGATTAACCCTTCTGTGGTGCTGGGGCGCCGCTTGGCGCTGGAAAACGGCGGCTACGGTATGGTAGGCACGGTGCCCATTCATCTGCTCCATGAGGATGCAGGGGAGAAAGTGCCTTCCTTTGATGAATTATTGATAGATGTGGGCGCTGCTGATAAGCAAACAGCGGAAATGATGGCGCCTGTGGGCAGCTTTGCCTATTTCAGCGAGTCGTATGTTGCCTTTGGCGACGGTAAAATTTGTGCCAAAGCTCTGGACGACCGAATCGGCTGCATGCTGATGATCGAGCTTTTACAATCGGAGCTGGAGGCAGACACTTGGTTCTGCTTCCAGGTGCAGGAAGAAGTGGGCCTGCGGGGCGCTGCCTGTACCGGCAGTCGGGTCCAGCCGGATCGTGTGTTGGTGCTGGAAGCCACCACCGCAGCGGACTTGGACGGCGTGACCGGCGATAAGCGGGTGTGCGTGCTTGGTGATGGCCCGGTGGTCAGCTTTATGGACGGCGCCACCATTTATGACCGGGCGCTATATCGTATGGCCAGAGAAACAGCCGACGAGAACGGTATTCCCAGCCAGACCAAAACCGCCATTGCCGGCGGCAACGATGCCGGCGCGCTGCAACGGGCCGGACAGGGAAGTGCAGCGCTGGCTGTGAGCCTGCCTTGCCGGTATATCCACTCCGGCGCCTCTGTGGTGCAGCAGTCGGATATAGACGCTACCCGTGCACTATTGGCCGCCCTTTTGCCAAAATTATATGATTGAGTATCAACAGAATTTAGATCTGCTGCGGCAGTATGAACAAACGGATTTGTTTTCCGTACGTGTGCTGGCGCTGGCAGAAAGCTACGGCTGTGATTACAACTTCGCTCGCTTTTATGTGCAAAGAACGGAGAGCGGGCAAATGACTGCGGTTTTATCGTATTTGGATCGGGACTGCACTTTGTCCTTAACGGAAAATGCGGACCGGGAAGAATTGACGGCCTTTTTTGCGGCCATGGGATATGGTACGCTGCTTTGTACGGCGGACTTTTGCATGGATCGGCCTTACAGAGAGGGGCCAATGATGCAGTCCGTGCGGCGCTACGATGTGCAAAGCGGTATGGCTGTGTTTGACAGCTATCCAAAACTAATGGATCTATATAATTTTATTGACTACGATAGCCAGGATTTTGAAAGCTGGTATGTAGATCTGAGCCATCGTATTCGCCACGGCGGCGCCAAGGCGCTGACCTTGCGTATGGACGGCATGATCCTGGCCAGCGGCATATTATCATCCGTAACGGATAAGGGCGCAGTGCTCACCGCCGTGCGAACCCAGCCGGAATTCCGCCGCATGGGCTACGGCTCAATGCTGGTGCGGCGGCTGGTGGCAGACTGCAAAGGCACTGTCTACCTAATGCGTGAGCAAGGGCGCAATGAACAGTTTTACCTGCAAAACGGATTTATTAATCAAGGATTATGGAGACAATATCAATGACCCCCTTTTTTCAACTGGATCCGAAAATCGAGTCTGCGTCTGCCGCTGCGTTGCAGCAGGTGGCGCCACGATTTGCGGAGATTGACGAGGTAACGGAATACAATCAGCTGAAGGTGCTGCGGGCCTTTATGGACAACGGCATCAGTGAGCGGCACTTTGGCAGCAGCACCGGCTACGGCTACGGCGACGAGGGTCGGGAGACCCTGGACAAAGTATGGGCGCAGGTGTTCGGCGCGGAGGACGCACTTGTGCGCCACAATTTCACCTGCGGCACCCACACCCTGGCGGTGGCGCTGTTTGGTGTGCTGCGCCCGGGGGACAAAATGCTGTGCGTCAGCGGTATGCCCTATGACACCCTGCACAGCGTGATCGGGCTTACCGGCGAAAATATGGGGTCGCTGAAGGACTATGGCATTGCTTTTGACTGCGTGCCGCTGAAAGAGGAACATTTGGACTATGAAGCCATTGCCAAAGCGGTGGACGATACGGTGACCATGGTGTATATCCAGCGCAGCCGCGGGTATGAGTTGCGTGCCAGTCTCTCTTTAGAGGAGACGCAAAAGGTGGCAGAGATTGCCAAAGAGAAGAACCCCAACTGCATTGTGATGGTAGACAACTGTTACTGTGAATTTGTCAATAAGCAAGAGCCCACCCAGGTGGGGGCAGATCTGATCGCCGGGTCGCTGATCAAAAACGCCGGCGGCGGTATGGCCCGCACCGGCGGTTACATAGCCGGGCGCCACGATTTGGTAGAAAAGTGCGCCTTTCGACTGACCACGCCCGGACTGGGGCGGGAAGTGGGCGCCACACTGGGAATGAATCGGGAGCTGTATATGGGCCTGTTCTATGCTCCCCATACCGTAGGCGAGGCGCTGAAATCCGCTGTGTATATTGCGGCGCTGTACCAGTCCTTTGGCTACGATGTGACCCCCAAGTGGGATGAACCTCGGCAGGACATTGTGCAGTGCCTGGGACTTGAAAACCCGGACAGTCTGGTTGCATTTTGCCAGGGGGTGCAAAGCGGTAGTCCGATTGACAGCTTTGTGCTGCCGGAGCCGTGGGATATGCCCGGCTATGACAGCCAGGTGGTGATGGCCGCCGGCGCGTTTACGCTGGGTTCGTCTATCGAACTGTCGGCAGATGCTCCAATTCGGCCGCCGTATTACGCTTGGATTCAAGGCGGTCTGCAATTCCATTCCGCCAAGATCTGTGCGGAACTGGCAGCCCAGCAAATGCAAAGCAAAGGACTCTTAAAGCATGACCAATTTTAACGGAATTACCCCAAAAGCCATTGAGCTGCTCAGCGAGAACCGCTTTAACGATTCTAAGGCATTTTATGAAGAACATAAGGAAGAATTAAAACAGCTGGCCACCATCCCCATGCGGCAGATTGTGTTGGATCTGGCGGAGATGATGACACAGCTGGACGATAAAATGTACACGGATCCTGTGTACACTGTTTCTCGCATTCGCAGAGACACCCGTCGTTCCAAAAGCAAGATGATGTATCGGGAGAACCTGTGGCTGATGCTGCGGCGACACAAGAAGCAGTACCCCTGTGCACCATTCTTTTGGTTTGAGTTTTCGCCGGTGTGCTACACCATGGGCCTGGGTTTCTTTGTGCAAAAGCCCGCCCAGTTTGACGAACTGCGCAAGGTGATTTTGGCCCACCCACGCAAGTGGACGCGTGCAGTTAAACAGGCAGAAGACGCAGGTATGCACTTTGCCTGCTATAACAGCTACAAAAAAGACCGGGTGCCGGATGCACCCAAGGCGCTGCAGCCCTATTTGAACGCAAAGGACATGTCGTTCTCTTATACCGGGTGGAACTTGGAGCATATTGGCTCTACTGCGCTGATCGACGAGTTAAAAGCCGGATTTGCCGCGGCATTTCCGTTATATAAAATCTTTATAGAAGCATACGAAAACATGCTGTCGGAGGGATTGATTGATGATGAATAAAAAAGAATTCTTGCATCTGAAAAGCGGCACAGATGTGCGCGGTACGGCGGTAGAAACGGCGGAGCACGGCGTGCAGCTGACAGACGAGACGGTGCAGAAGATCTGCGTGGGTTTCTATAAGTGGTACTGCCGTAAGGAGCAGGTAGATACCTTTGGCATTGCCGTAGGGCAGGACTGCCGCATTTCTTCCCCCCGCATTGCAGCGGCGGCTATGGCGGCCTTTTGTGCCTGCGGGTGCAGGGTGTTTGACTGCGGACTGGCAACTACCCCCTCTATGTTTATGAGTATTGTAGAAAATGAGCCGGTGCAAACGGCGTTGGAGATCACCGCGTCCCATCACCCCTTTGACCGAAATGGGCTGAAGTTCTTTACTTCCGGCGGCGGTTTGGAAGGAGAGGATGTAAGCGCCATTTTGAAACTGGCTTATGTCGCGGAAGTGCCGGCAGGTACCGACAATGCACCTGTGGTGCTGCCCTTTATGAACGATTATGCCGCCCTTTTGCGCCGGCAGATCGTGGACGGCGTGCAAAATGGTGACAACCCGCTGGAGGGTCTGCACATTGTGGTGGACGCCGGTAACGGTGTAGGCGGGTTTTACGCCGATCAGGTGCTGGCGCCGTTGGGTGCCGATGTAAGCGGCAGCCAATTTCTGGAGCCGGACGGCATGTTTCCCAATCATATTCCAAACCCGGAGAATAAAGGCGCTATTGATGCCGCCTCCAAAATGGTGCTGGACAGCAGCGCCGACCTGGGTCTGATATTTGATACGGATGTGGACCGTATGGGCTGCATTGGCGCCACCGGGCAGGAGATCAACCGTAACACGCTGGTTGCCTTGGCGGCGGCCATTGTGCTGGAGGATCACCCGGGCACTACAGTGGTGACCGACAGCCTGACCTCCGACGGTCTGCGTACCTTTATTGAGCAGGACCTGGGGGGCAAGCAGCTGCGCTATCGTCGCGGCTATAAGAATGTAATCGACAAGAGTATTGAACTGAATAAGAGCGGCGTAGACTCTGCCCTTGCTATTGAGACCAGTGGCCATGCAGCACTAAAGGATAATTATTTCCTGGACGATGGCGCCTATTTGGCAACGAAGATTGTTATTAAGGCAGCCAAACTGCGGCGAGAGGGTAAGACCATTGAGAACCTGACCGCAGCCCTGCACCGCCCGGCAGAGAGTGTGGAAATCCGTGTGCCCATTCTTTTGGAGGACTTTCACGACTATGGGGAAGATGTGATGGCGCAGCTGGCTGCATTCGCGGCCGACCATGAGAATTGGAGCGTGGAGCCGGAGAATTATGAGGGTGTGCGCATTAACATACCCGGCGGCTGGTTTTTGCTGCGCCTGTCTGTGCACGATCCGATCTTGCCCTTGAACATTGAGAACGATGTGGCGGGTACTGCCGCAAAGGTTGCCGATGAGATTGAGCAATTCCTGACCCGCTTTGATAAGCTGGATCTTTCCGGCTTCAAAAAATAAAAGGAGACCTGTATGCTGCAACTTGTTTTTGGCAGATCCGGGTATGGCAAAACCGAATATATAAGAAATCGCATTGCAGACATGATTGACCGGGGAGAAACACAGGTGCTTCTCATCACACCGGAGCAATACTCGTTTATCAGCGAGTGCAGTTTGCTGGAGCAACTGGGGGAGGCACGAGCGCACGCCGTTCGATGTCTCTCCTTTTCGCGCCTTTGTGATGAATGCGACCGTTTGTACGGTGCCGACGGCAGAAAACCGCTGACCAAGGGCGGCAAGGCCATTTTAATGAAAACGGCCATTGACCAAGTGCGCCCGGATCTGGAGTTGTTTGAGAAGAAAGGCAGTTCTGCGGCCTTTGTGCAGTCCATGACCGGCATTTATGACGAGATGAAGTCCTGCAATCTGTCCGGTGCGGCGGTATATGCGGCGGCGGACGATCTGGATACGGATATTCTGCGGTGCAAAATGCGGGACTTTTCGCGTATTATGACCGCGTATGAGGCGTTGCTTGGAGACCGTTTTGCGGATCCGGCGAACCGACTGACTCGCTTGTATGACCAAATCAAGGATCAAAACTACTTTGCCGGTCAAACCGTGTTTTTAGACGGATTTAATGGCTTTGTAGCCCAGGAATATAAGATTTTGGAGCGGATTATTGCTGAGGCTAAGGCGGTTTATATTGCACTGGACAGCGACTCCTTTGGTACCGGAGACGGCTACGACCTGTTTGCCTATGTGAATGAGACGGCAGGCATTTTGCAGCGCATTGCCGATAAAGCGGGCGTGCCTACCAACGCGTTGCAGTTGGGCGAAAACTGCCGCACGGATTATGCGGATCTGCGTAGGGTAGAGCAGTATATTTTTGCCGACCAAGCGCCGGAGACGGAGATTCCGGCGGAGCACATTCGCCTGTATGCCGCTTCTACCGTGACGGATGCCTGTAATGATTTGGCCTTACAGATAAAAGGTTTGCTGCGCTGCGGCTACCGCGCCGGGGAAATTGCTGTAACCATGCGTGACCGGGAAAAATATGCACCGGTGCTGGCGTCAGCTTTTGAAAAATACGGCGTGCCGTATTATGCAGACGAACGGCAGCCGGTGACCGCCCAGCCGATCTTGGTCTTTCCTATGTATCTGATGCGATCTGTGATCTACGGCTGGCGTAGCGACGATCTGTTCAGTCTGATCAAAACCGGCCTGACCGATGTGTCCGACAGCCCGGATCTGCACCGTACAGAAAATTATGTGTATACCTGGGGCATCAATGGTGCTGCCTGGAAGCGACCGTTTGACAAATCACCCAAGGGCTTTTCCGGTGCGCTTAGTGACAGCGACCGGGTGCAGTTGGAACGGATCAACGCCCTGCGGCAAAGCTTGATGGAGCCGCTCTTGGCGTTCCAAAAGAAAGTGCACGGCGCCACACCGCGGCAAATCAGCACCGCTTTGTTTGAGGCCATAAAAGCCTACCATGCGGATAAGCATTTGCAACAGCTGGCGGCAGGACTTGCTCAGGACGGCGCGTCTGCGCTGGCAGAGGAGCAGGGGCGCACTTGGGATGTGCTGATGCGCATTTTGGACCAGCTGGCAACGGTGCTGCCGGAGAAGCCCATGGCGTTGAAGGATTATTGTGCCCTCTATGCGCTGGTGACCCATACGGAGGACCTGGGCGAGATCCCAATGGGGCTTGACAATGTGCAGGTGGGCCAGGCGGATCGTATGCGGTTCAATAATCCGCGGGCGCTGTTTATTCTGGGCGCCAACGAAGGGGAATTCCCCCAAACGGTCACCAGTGGCGGCCTGCTCAGCGACAATGAGCGCAAGCAACTGGCGGCGCATGATTTTAAGCTGTATTCCTTTGGCGAAATTTTGAATTTACAGGAGAGGTATTTTGCCTATAAGGCGGTGAGCGCCCCTCGGGAGCGGCTGTTTGTTACCTATACCGCTACCGGGCGGGCAGACGCACCGTCGGCTATTGTCACCGGCATACAGGCGCTGTTTCCGCATCTGAATGTAGAAAAATGGAACCCGGCAAACGGCCTGGATCTGGTCGATACGCCGCAAAATGCCTTTGAACTGATGTCCGGCCTTTATGATAGCCAGGATCCGTTCTTCGTGGCGCTGCGTGCTTATTTCAGCGACGAGCCGCAGTATGCGGCGGTACAGGCGCTGGCGGAGAACCGTACACCGATGATCAAAGATACTGCCACTGCACGCAAACTGTTTGGCAAGGATATGGTGCTGTCTGCCTCCCGCATTGAGGATTATTACAACTGCCCCTACCGCTACTTCTGCAAATTCGGGCTGGGGGCACAGCCTCGCCAAAAGGCGGAGATCAATCCGATGGAGCGGGGCACGCTGATCCACTATGTGCTGGAAAAGCTGCTGTCTGAGGTGGGCACCAAGCAACTGCCCGACTATGACAGAAAGCAGATTACCGCGCTGGTGGACGGCTATATTGAACAGTATTTTAAGGAGGAGATGGGCGATCCGTCGGATATGCCCTCCCGCTTTCGTTATAATTTCCGCCGCCTGTCCAAAATGCTGGTGGATGTGGTGTGCCGCTTGGCAGGGGAGTTTGCCGAGAGCGATTTTGAGGCCAAGGCCTTTGAACTGCCCATTGATGTGGACGGAGCGGTGCATTCCAAGGTGATCCCGCTCCAGGATGGCGGCAGCCTGCGCATTCGTGGATCTGTGGATCGGGTGGATGTATTGGAGCAGGACGGTCAGCAGTTCGTCCGCGTGGTGGACTACAAGTCCGGCGCCAAGGCCTTTCGTCTGGCTGATATTGTTAACGGGCTGAACCTGCAAATGTTCTTATATTTGTTTAATGTATGCGCCGACGGCAGCAATCCCTATGCGGGTGTGCCTGCCGGGGTACTGTATATGCACGCTGCCCGCAGTGTGATGACAGTTGAGACGAAACGCAGCGCGGAAAAGGATATTGCCGGTCAGGAGGACAAGGCGTTCGGTATGAACGGCATAGTGATTACCAACCCGGATTGCGACATTCCGGCGGCCATGGAGCACGATCTGGCAGGCAAGTACATTCCTGTACGGCTGAAAAAAAGCGGCGTGGGCGGCTCCCTTGCCAGCTTGGAACAGCTGGGGCTGCTTCAGCGCAAGATCGAAGCGCTGGTGGCGGATATGGGCAACGCCCTGCAAAACGGTCAAATCGGCCAGCATCCGGTACAGGCTAAGGACCATGACAAAACCTGCGAATACTGCGATTTTGCCTCGGTCTGCGCGTTCAAAAAGAGCGTAACCCCGCGTACCTATGACGACCAAACAGACAGCGCCGTGCTGGCAGAACTGGAAAAGGAGGGGGAGAACCATGCCTAAGTGGACAGATGCCCAGCAGGATGCCATTGACGCACGGGGCGGCAATATCTTAGTGAGTGCCGCTGCCGGCAGCGGCAAAACGGCTGTGCTGATTGAGCGGGTCAGCAAGTGTATTACCGACCCGGGGCACCCGGTAGACATTGACCGGCTGCTGATCGTTACCTTTACCAATGCG comes from Oscillospiraceae bacterium and encodes:
- a CDS encoding PD-(D/E)XK nuclease family protein; protein product: MLQLVFGRSGYGKTEYIRNRIADMIDRGETQVLLITPEQYSFISECSLLEQLGEARAHAVRCLSFSRLCDECDRLYGADGRKPLTKGGKAILMKTAIDQVRPDLELFEKKGSSAAFVQSMTGIYDEMKSCNLSGAAVYAAADDLDTDILRCKMRDFSRIMTAYEALLGDRFADPANRLTRLYDQIKDQNYFAGQTVFLDGFNGFVAQEYKILERIIAEAKAVYIALDSDSFGTGDGYDLFAYVNETAGILQRIADKAGVPTNALQLGENCRTDYADLRRVEQYIFADQAPETEIPAEHIRLYAASTVTDACNDLALQIKGLLRCGYRAGEIAVTMRDREKYAPVLASAFEKYGVPYYADERQPVTAQPILVFPMYLMRSVIYGWRSDDLFSLIKTGLTDVSDSPDLHRTENYVYTWGINGAAWKRPFDKSPKGFSGALSDSDRVQLERINALRQSLMEPLLAFQKKVHGATPRQISTALFEAIKAYHADKHLQQLAAGLAQDGASALAEEQGRTWDVLMRILDQLATVLPEKPMALKDYCALYALVTHTEDLGEIPMGLDNVQVGQADRMRFNNPRALFILGANEGEFPQTVTSGGLLSDNERKQLAAHDFKLYSFGEILNLQERYFAYKAVSAPRERLFVTYTATGRADAPSAIVTGIQALFPHLNVEKWNPANGLDLVDTPQNAFELMSGLYDSQDPFFVALRAYFSDEPQYAAVQALAENRTPMIKDTATARKLFGKDMVLSASRIEDYYNCPYRYFCKFGLGAQPRQKAEINPMERGTLIHYVLEKLLSEVGTKQLPDYDRKQITALVDGYIEQYFKEEMGDPSDMPSRFRYNFRRLSKMLVDVVCRLAGEFAESDFEAKAFELPIDVDGAVHSKVIPLQDGGSLRIRGSVDRVDVLEQDGQQFVRVVDYKSGAKAFRLADIVNGLNLQMFLYLFNVCADGSNPYAGVPAGVLYMHAARSVMTVETKRSAEKDIAGQEDKAFGMNGIVITNPDCDIPAAMEHDLAGKYIPVRLKKSGVGGSLASLEQLGLLQRKIEALVADMGNALQNGQIGQHPVQAKDHDKTCEYCDFASVCAFKKSVTPRTYDDQTDSAVLAELEKEGENHA
- a CDS encoding DUF2461 domain-containing protein, whose protein sequence is MTNFNGITPKAIELLSENRFNDSKAFYEEHKEELKQLATIPMRQIVLDLAEMMTQLDDKMYTDPVYTVSRIRRDTRRSKSKMMYRENLWLMLRRHKKQYPCAPFFWFEFSPVCYTMGLGFFVQKPAQFDELRKVILAHPRKWTRAVKQAEDAGMHFACYNSYKKDRVPDAPKALQPYLNAKDMSFSYTGWNLEHIGSTALIDELKAGFAAAFPLYKIFIEAYENMLSEGLIDDE
- a CDS encoding M20/M25/M40 family metallo-hydrolase, with the protein product MSTNTAALLQELTAVTGTPFSDEKVLNLLTAKLAAFGDVQVDAMHNISCTFGSGYHVVLEAHWDEICFVVTGVSDDGYVHFAKCGGIDPRILPGARVVVHGKRDLPGVISTLPPHLQKGEDGKKAAPIDELSIDLGLTAQAAKDLVAAGDCVTFAKHFTPLNGSRVSANCLDDRSGVAAVLLAAEQLKDAPCRVTLLFTAQEEVGTRGAKTALFDRGVDASVSVDVSFAYTPGCKARDCGVMGKGPMIGISPILDRQFSKELLDLAKENQIPYQTEVMAGRTGTNADAISICGSGVRCALVSIPEKYMHTPAEVVDTADVEQTAALLAAFVRMKAGEHRA
- a CDS encoding methionine gamma-lyase family protein, producing the protein MTPFFQLDPKIESASAAALQQVAPRFAEIDEVTEYNQLKVLRAFMDNGISERHFGSSTGYGYGDEGRETLDKVWAQVFGAEDALVRHNFTCGTHTLAVALFGVLRPGDKMLCVSGMPYDTLHSVIGLTGENMGSLKDYGIAFDCVPLKEEHLDYEAIAKAVDDTVTMVYIQRSRGYELRASLSLEETQKVAEIAKEKNPNCIVMVDNCYCEFVNKQEPTQVGADLIAGSLIKNAGGGMARTGGYIAGRHDLVEKCAFRLTTPGLGREVGATLGMNRELYMGLFYAPHTVGEALKSAVYIAALYQSFGYDVTPKWDEPRQDIVQCLGLENPDSLVAFCQGVQSGSPIDSFVLPEPWDMPGYDSQVVMAAGAFTLGSSIELSADAPIRPPYYAWIQGGLQFHSAKICAELAAQQMQSKGLLKHDQF
- a CDS encoding phosphomannomutase/phosphoglucomutase, whose translation is MMNKKEFLHLKSGTDVRGTAVETAEHGVQLTDETVQKICVGFYKWYCRKEQVDTFGIAVGQDCRISSPRIAAAAMAAFCACGCRVFDCGLATTPSMFMSIVENEPVQTALEITASHHPFDRNGLKFFTSGGGLEGEDVSAILKLAYVAEVPAGTDNAPVVLPFMNDYAALLRRQIVDGVQNGDNPLEGLHIVVDAGNGVGGFYADQVLAPLGADVSGSQFLEPDGMFPNHIPNPENKGAIDAASKMVLDSSADLGLIFDTDVDRMGCIGATGQEINRNTLVALAAAIVLEDHPGTTVVTDSLTSDGLRTFIEQDLGGKQLRYRRGYKNVIDKSIELNKSGVDSALAIETSGHAALKDNYFLDDGAYLATKIVIKAAKLRREGKTIENLTAALHRPAESVEIRVPILLEDFHDYGEDVMAQLAAFAADHENWSVEPENYEGVRINIPGGWFLLRLSVHDPILPLNIENDVAGTAAKVADEIEQFLTRFDKLDLSGFKK
- a CDS encoding M42 family peptidase: MLKTLCDLNGTSGNEAAVRDYILEQIQPYCTTCTVDAMGSVIAFKKGKRTPEKRVMLSAHMDEVGFIITGATEEGYLQFAPVGGINPSVVLGRRLALENGGYGMVGTVPIHLLHEDAGEKVPSFDELLIDVGAADKQTAEMMAPVGSFAYFSESYVAFGDGKICAKALDDRIGCMLMIELLQSELEADTWFCFQVQEEVGLRGAACTGSRVQPDRVLVLEATTAADLDGVTGDKRVCVLGDGPVVSFMDGATIYDRALYRMARETADENGIPSQTKTAIAGGNDAGALQRAGQGSAALAVSLPCRYIHSGASVVQQSDIDATRALLAALLPKLYD
- a CDS encoding GNAT family N-acetyltransferase produces the protein MIEYQQNLDLLRQYEQTDLFSVRVLALAESYGCDYNFARFYVQRTESGQMTAVLSYLDRDCTLSLTENADREELTAFFAAMGYGTLLCTADFCMDRPYREGPMMQSVRRYDVQSGMAVFDSYPKLMDLYNFIDYDSQDFESWYVDLSHRIRHGGAKALTLRMDGMILASGILSSVTDKGAVLTAVRTQPEFRRMGYGSMLVRRLVADCKGTVYLMREQGRNEQFYLQNGFINQGLWRQYQ